TACCACCATCAGGGTCAAATACCACCTGAAGGTGGGCGAAGACAAAGCGCCTGAGGCCAGGGAGAATTTCTCAAAATATCTCACCTTCTGCCCTGCGGCCCAGAGCATCATCGGCTGCATCAGGATAGAAGATGAATTGATGATCGAACCGGTCTGAGGGGAGGGGCGGTAGCATTGGATTTCATTTATTGTCTTATTTTCTCCAGGGCGTTGATGATATTAGTTTTACCGGTGAACTGATTCGTTTTACCGTCCTGGACGATGACGCAGGTGGGAGTGGAGCGGACCTTGTCCGCACTGATGTAACTGTTCAGGATTTCGAAAGTGGGCTTTACCTCGAAAATTTTGAATTCCACCCCTTTATTTTTGAGAAATTCTTCCAGTTTGGTCGGTTCGGTAATTTTTTCGCGGGATGCTCCGATCAGCGCCGATCGGGCGAAGAAGGCCTGTTGCAGGGTTTTTTTCTCATTCAGGGCATAGAGGAAATAGCGGGCATAGAGGGGAGTCGTCTTGGAGAGGGGCGTATCAATGAAAATCAGATTGATGCTGTTCCCTTTTACCAAATCGGTCAGGATAGGTTCAATCGTCGGCTCCATGGACCGGCAGGGGCCGCAGAAATAGTCCGTGTAGAGTCGGACGTTGATTTTCCCGGTTCCAAAGGAAGGGAGCAGTGTTTCCGCTGCGAAGGCCGGAGTAACCGATCCTTTAAAAAAGAGGGTGAAAAGGATGAGGCCGATTGCGACCGAGAGAATAATCCTTTTTATTGTCGTCTGTTTGATATTCAGAAAAAAAAGAATCACCAGGAACCCTCCAAAGGCCAGGCAGTAAGGGCAATAAGTATTAAACCAGATCTGAAAGCCTACCAGATATATTTCGATCCCCAAGCTTACAGAAAGGGCAAGAATCAAAGGGAAAAATTTTTTTGTAAGGCTTAATAAAATAACAAGAACCATGAAGCTTATTCCAAAATATCGGAGATCGAAGCCGAAAAGATCTCCACTGAGATAGGAACACGATCCGCTGCAGAAATTTTCAAACAGGACAACCCCGATTGCCAGAAGCGCAAGGATGATATTAAGGATACTTTTTTTCCCCTCTATCCATGATGACAGGTTGTTTTCGTTCATTTTTTTTCGACCCTCATAATCTCTGAATCTCTTTATATCCGATGAAACTCTATAGATCGAATTTAAATGGCGCAAGATATCCGCCTAATCTTTTTTTATTTTCTAAAGACAGGGGAGGGCAGTCTTCCGCCCCTTTGATCCCTTCGGTCACGGTCACGGCAAAAACCATGCAGGTCGGTTGACCACATTCCCGGCAGTTGGTTTTCGGCAGCAACTTCAGGATTTCCATCACCTGCGGACGGGGTAGATCTTCATAGGAAGGCTCGATTTCCTCCCGCTTTTCCCAGGCCGCATT
Above is a genomic segment from Deltaproteobacteria bacterium containing:
- a CDS encoding thioredoxin domain-containing protein yields the protein MNENNLSSWIEGKKSILNIILALLAIGVVLFENFCSGSCSYLSGDLFGFDLRYFGISFMVLVILLSLTKKFFPLILALSVSLGIEIYLVGFQIWFNTYCPYCLAFGGFLVILFFLNIKQTTIKRIILSVAIGLILFTLFFKGSVTPAFAAETLLPSFGTGKINVRLYTDYFCGPCRSMEPTIEPILTDLVKGNSINLIFIDTPLSKTTPLYARYFLYALNEKKTLQQAFFARSALIGASREKITEPTKLEEFLKNKGVEFKIFEVKPTFEILNSYISADKVRSTPTCVIVQDGKTNQFTGKTNIINALEKIRQ
- a CDS encoding OsmC family protein, with amino-acid sequence MMGTLATMLAGKKIPTPEHLYWAEVEGDIENVNGVLKITTIRVKYHLKVGEDKAPEARENFSKYLTFCPAAQSIIGCIRIEDELMIEPV